TTTTTGAATGATTCTAAGGCTTATAATTGCCAGCCCTTGCACTCCATTTTTCAGCAAAAATCTAAGCTAATTCCGCCTTTAAACTCATGTCTAAACCAGAGACACTATGCGTTAAAGCCCCCATCGAAATGAAGTCTACACCAGTCTCAGCATAAGCCACCAGAGTTTCACCGGTTATTCCCCCTGAAGATTCTGTTTCAATTTTAGATGCAACCAGCTCTACGGCGCGATAGGTATCCTCAACTGAGAAATTGTCAAACATCACCCTAAGCACTCCTTCCGATTCGAGAACTTGATCCAATTCCTTAAAATCACGCACCTCAACTTCAATGGGAATATCTAATCCATGCTTAGCTTTATAATCCAAAGCCTTTTGAATCGCTTGGGGCACGCCACCAGCGAAGTCGATATGATTATCCTTGAGCATGATCATATCAAATAAACCAAAGCGATGATTATAACCTCCTCCCCAGCGAACAGCCTCTTTTTCAAAAACACGTAAATGCGGGGTAGTTTTACGCGTATCCAACAAACGCGCCTGGGTATGCGATATGGTATCTACCAGAGCTCTGGTTTTAGTAGCAATGCCACTCATCCTTTGCATTAGGTTTAAAGCCAATCTTTCTGCCTGTAATAAACTATGTGCCGGTCCCTCCAGATGAAAGGCCAAATCCCCCGGCTTTATCCTACTGCCATCTTCGATTAGGACCTCCATCTTTATTTGAGGGTCCACTATTTTAAAAACTTCACGGGCCACGGCCACGCCTGCTAAAACACCTTCTTCTTTAACAAGAAGCTTCATTCTGCCTTGCATACCCTGAGGGAAAGCACAATTTGAGCTATGATCGCCATCGCCGATATCCTCTGCTAAAGCAGCTTTAATTAAAGAATGGTATTTCTCGCTGTCCATGTTTCTAAACTTAGGTCGGTACAAAATTCGAAAAACGGAAAGACTCCCAATCCTTAATTCAATAATAAATGCTGAATAGAACTTGGCCTATTCTATTTCAAACAAAATCTACATTATCTAGAAAGCTATCTCTAAATATTTGCTCCTGCTTCAAGGCAATTTCTAATTTTAGGCCATGAATCCATCGCATTCAGAAATCTTACATATCCTTCCCGGTGGCGGTTTTTCATCAGAAGTCAAGGCCCTGGCTAAAAGTTTGGGTTACAATAGATTTGAATTCTATGACGATGGAATAGCATACTTGAAAAACTTATCCGAGCTCCCCAAAGAAGGAATGGCAATTATAGCCGCAGGTTCTTCACAGTTGCGACTTAAAATTAAGAGCAAGCTCCCCCCTGGATTATTATATCCGACTTTGATTCACAATTCAGTTCTATTAATGGAGCCTAGCACCACCCAAATTGGCAAGGGAACTTTAATTGCTGCTGGCTCTATCTGCACTACCGATATTCAGATTGGCGACTTTGTTATTATAAATTTACATTGCAGCATTGGTCATGGATGTAAAATAGATGACTTCACCTCTTTAATGCCAGGAGTGCGATTAAGCGGTGATACTCACATTCAAAAAGGGGCCTATTTAGGTTCAAATTCGGTAGTTCTTCCGAACCTAACTATTGGTGAAAATGCAATCGTAGGCGCTGGAGCCGTGGTAACCAAAGATGTTCCTGCCAATGCCACAGTAATTGGAGTACCTGCAAGGCAAGTAAAGCCTGCAAATAGGAATTAACTAAATTCTTCGAGGAGTTTTAAAAGCTGCTGTTTTCTCAAATCAGCAGCATATCGATCCTGAATTAAAAACCTGGCCTCTTTGCGTCGCTTTTCAAGATCTAAACTTTCCAGAGCCAATTTAACCTGCATTTTAAGACTTAAAACTTCTGCCTTCTCAACTACAAAACCGCTATTACCTACAATTTCAGGTAGGATGTTAACTGATGATACAATAGGAACACATCCGCAAAGCATGGCCTCACAGAGCGAAAGACCAAATCCCTCGAAACGGGATAATTGAAAGTGAAAGCTGGATTGATAAAACTCTGCCTTTAATTCAGCTTGACTTAACCTGCCCAGGTATTTAACCTTGCCCTTTCTCCATTCAGGATTCTTTGGACCATCCGTTCCAATAACCACAAATTCGCAGTTTGGGAATTCGAGGGCTAACTGTTCAATCAAATCACCTCCTTTCAGTAGAAATTGCGAGTCATTAAAAACCGCGGTGAAACGATAATTATTACGAACATAATCCTGGTCACGCTCCCATTTACTGAAATCTAGGCCATTGGGAATTACCCGAATCGGGGTTTTCAAATTCGGATAAAACTGCTTGAGGCCTTGAAGCTGATCATATTCGTTGTAGCTATTATCCGTATGAATCAATGATTCGCTTACTGGTAATAAGCATGTTGCTTTGCGATAAGAAGCTCCGCAAATCTTACGAATCCATTGCTTTCGGAGACTCCCGTATTTATAATGGGGCAAACTAGCTGCATCTGTACCATGTAGAACGATATATACAGGAATCTTCAAAATAGCGCCTAAATAGGCTGGAACCAAAGACCAGAAGCCGCCAAACTCAATAAAAATGAATTGCGTTTTACGAGCCCGACTTATAATCATGAAAAACTGTTCCAACCATCGCCAGGGGATTAAGGCCCTCACCTTCCAGTTTCGAACACTTTGCTTTACTGGATAAACTGCTTGTAAGGTTTGAAGATCGCCACAAATGAATGCATTGTAGAAGGGCGCAATAAATA
The Croceimicrobium hydrocarbonivorans genome window above contains:
- the nadC gene encoding carboxylating nicotinate-nucleotide diphosphorylase, encoding MDSEKYHSLIKAALAEDIGDGDHSSNCAFPQGMQGRMKLLVKEEGVLAGVAVAREVFKIVDPQIKMEVLIEDGSRIKPGDLAFHLEGPAHSLLQAERLALNLMQRMSGIATKTRALVDTISHTQARLLDTRKTTPHLRVFEKEAVRWGGGYNHRFGLFDMIMLKDNHIDFAGGVPQAIQKALDYKAKHGLDIPIEVEVRDFKELDQVLESEGVLRVMFDNFSVEDTYRAVELVASKIETESSGGITGETLVAYAETGVDFISMGALTHSVSGLDMSLKAELA
- a CDS encoding LbetaH domain-containing protein yields the protein MNPSHSEILHILPGGGFSSEVKALAKSLGYNRFEFYDDGIAYLKNLSELPKEGMAIIAAGSSQLRLKIKSKLPPGLLYPTLIHNSVLLMEPSTTQIGKGTLIAAGSICTTDIQIGDFVIINLHCSIGHGCKIDDFTSLMPGVRLSGDTHIQKGAYLGSNSVVLPNLTIGENAIVGAGAVVTKDVPANATVIGVPARQVKPANRN
- a CDS encoding glycosyltransferase family 4 protein, which translates into the protein MATRKEVLFIAPFYNAFICGDLQTLQAVYPVKQSVRNWKVRALIPWRWLEQFFMIISRARKTQFIFIEFGGFWSLVPAYLGAILKIPVYIVLHGTDAASLPHYKYGSLRKQWIRKICGASYRKATCLLPVSESLIHTDNSYNEYDQLQGLKQFYPNLKTPIRVIPNGLDFSKWERDQDYVRNNYRFTAVFNDSQFLLKGGDLIEQLALEFPNCEFVVIGTDGPKNPEWRKGKVKYLGRLSQAELKAEFYQSSFHFQLSRFEGFGLSLCEAMLCGCVPIVSSVNILPEIVGNSGFVVEKAEVLSLKMQVKLALESLDLEKRRKEARFLIQDRYAADLRKQQLLKLLEEFS